From a single Ignavibacteria bacterium genomic region:
- a CDS encoding glycosyltransferase family 4 protein, translating to MEMFVISSIKLLLKEGHSVALASIENSPIDKESRRLNVKSVNFDASPLSLKSIKIFKKTLQNEKIELIHTHFSKDLWLIVPALKLSGLRTPVVMTKHIGSAIEKKDLLHNFIYRRLDCAIAISEVIRQNLLDTTVLGEKKVALIHNFIDINKFVKNDDSSDLKKEFQITPSQTVIGMVGRISPGKGHEDVIEAVRVISQDEPDIKVIIVGTSQENERQYEAGLKEKVRQYGLDKYFIFTGFRKDIPELLSLFDIFLFPSHAEAFGLSLLEAMAVGLPNVVCYSDGVKDIALEDVTSLTYGRGEYEKLAGHIKNLLSNPELRTRLSENSMKRVKLFSPEVFQEKIETLYRNLVLKKEAH from the coding sequence ATGGAGATGTTCGTAATCTCCAGCATCAAACTGCTCTTAAAAGAAGGTCACTCTGTTGCGCTGGCTTCAATCGAAAACAGTCCTATAGATAAAGAATCCCGCAGGCTGAATGTTAAAAGCGTAAATTTTGACGCATCGCCGCTAAGCTTAAAAAGCATTAAGATTTTCAAGAAAACTCTGCAGAATGAGAAAATTGAACTCATTCATACGCATTTTTCAAAGGACCTCTGGCTTATCGTTCCCGCCCTGAAGCTCTCAGGACTTAGAACCCCTGTTGTAATGACAAAGCATATTGGATCTGCAATCGAAAAAAAAGACCTGCTGCATAACTTTATTTACAGGCGCCTGGACTGTGCCATTGCAATTTCGGAAGTAATAAGGCAGAATCTTCTTGATACTACCGTGCTGGGCGAAAAAAAGGTGGCTCTAATTCATAATTTTATTGATATAAATAAGTTTGTAAAAAACGATGACTCCTCTGATCTGAAAAAGGAATTTCAAATAACCCCTTCACAAACCGTAATCGGTATGGTGGGCAGGATAAGTCCCGGAAAAGGGCATGAGGATGTAATTGAAGCCGTAAGAGTTATAAGCCAGGATGAGCCGGATATCAAAGTTATTATTGTCGGGACTTCCCAGGAAAATGAAAGGCAGTACGAGGCAGGGTTAAAAGAAAAGGTCAGGCAGTATGGTCTGGATAAATACTTTATTTTTACGGGATTTAGAAAAGACATACCGGAACTTCTTTCACTTTTTGACATATTTTTGTTCCCCTCGCATGCCGAGGCATTCGGGCTCTCACTTCTTGAGGCTATGGCAGTGGGGCTTCCGAATGTTGTGTGTTATTCAGACGGCGTTAAGGATATTGCGCTTGAAGATGTTACAAGCCTGACCTATGGCCGGGGCGAATATGAAAAGCTTGCCGGACATATTAAAAATCTGCTTTCAAACCCGGAACTTAGGACACGGCTTTCAGAAAATTCAATGAAAAGGGTGAAACTCTTCAGTCCTGAAGTCTTTCAGGAGAAAATTGAAACGCTCTACCGTAATCTTGTCCTTAAAAAAGAAGCCCACTAA